Proteins from a genomic interval of Aquabacterium sp. J223:
- a CDS encoding RNA polymerase sigma factor: MTVPDRDLHATLAAVWREECARIVAAVARVTRDVGLAEDCAQEAWVAALEHWPAEGLPDNPGAWLTTTAKRRALDRLRHATQAHRQHEALGLDADARQSHLAPDVLEQVMALEADPIGDDLLRLVFTACHPVLSTDARVALTLKVVAGLSTAEIARAFLVPEPTVAQRIVRAKKTLAGARVPFELPPAAELAERLASVLEVVYLVFNEGYTATEGEQWLRPELQQEALRLGRVLATLAPEEPEVSGLLALMQLQASRNAARVDAAGEPVLLADQDRGRWDRSLIEAGLSALQRAEALAASHGRPLGPYALQAAIAACHARAPTADATDWPSIAALYQALARLAPSPVVELNRAVAVAMAQGPAAGLAIVDALRDDPRLAGYHWLPSVRADLLARLDRRQEARAEFERAAAMAGNAREKALLLQRAAALAPPA, translated from the coding sequence ATGACGGTGCCGGACCGCGACCTGCACGCCACGCTGGCCGCGGTCTGGCGCGAAGAATGCGCCCGCATCGTCGCCGCCGTCGCCCGCGTCACACGGGATGTCGGCCTGGCCGAGGACTGCGCCCAGGAGGCCTGGGTGGCGGCGCTCGAGCACTGGCCGGCCGAGGGCCTGCCGGACAACCCCGGCGCCTGGCTGACCACCACCGCCAAGCGCCGCGCGCTCGACCGGCTGCGCCACGCCACGCAGGCGCACCGGCAGCACGAGGCGCTGGGCCTGGACGCCGACGCCCGCCAGTCCCACCTCGCGCCCGACGTGCTGGAGCAGGTCATGGCGCTTGAGGCCGACCCGATCGGCGACGACCTGCTGCGGCTGGTCTTCACCGCCTGCCATCCGGTGCTGTCCACCGACGCGCGGGTGGCGCTGACGCTGAAGGTGGTGGCCGGCCTGTCCACCGCCGAGATCGCCCGCGCCTTCCTCGTGCCCGAGCCCACCGTGGCGCAGCGCATCGTGCGCGCCAAGAAGACGCTGGCCGGGGCCCGCGTGCCCTTCGAGCTGCCGCCCGCGGCCGAGCTGGCCGAGCGGCTGGCGTCGGTGCTGGAGGTGGTCTACCTGGTCTTCAACGAGGGCTACACCGCCACCGAAGGCGAGCAGTGGCTGCGGCCCGAGCTGCAGCAGGAGGCGCTGCGCCTGGGCCGGGTGCTGGCCACGCTGGCGCCCGAGGAGCCGGAGGTGTCGGGCCTGCTCGCGCTGATGCAGCTGCAGGCCTCGCGCAACGCCGCGCGGGTGGACGCCGCCGGCGAGCCGGTGCTGCTGGCCGACCAGGACCGCGGCCGCTGGGACCGCAGCCTCATCGAGGCCGGCCTGTCGGCGCTGCAGCGCGCCGAGGCGTTGGCCGCGTCGCATGGCCGACCCCTCGGCCCCTATGCGCTGCAGGCCGCCATCGCCGCCTGCCATGCCCGGGCACCCACCGCCGACGCCACCGACTGGCCGAGCATCGCGGCGCTCTACCAGGCGCTGGCCCGCCTGGCGCCGTCGCCGGTGGTCGAGCTCAACCGCGCGGTGGCGGTGGCCATGGCGCAGGGCCCGGCGGCCGGCCTGGCCATCGTCGACGCGCTGCGCGACGACCCGCGCCTGGCCGGCTACCACTGGCTGCCCAGCGTGCGCGCCGACCTGCTGGCGCGGCTCGACCGGCGCCAGGAGGCGCGCGCCGAGTTCGAACGCGCGGCCGCGATGGCGGGCAACGCCCGCGAGAAGGCGCTGCTGCTGCAGCGCGCGGCCGCCCTGGCACCGCCCGCCTGA
- a CDS encoding DUF2269 family protein, whose protein sequence is MEYQVVKWLHILSSTLLFGTGLGSAYYMWFASRTRDPRAIAVVVRYVVMADWLFTTTTIVFQPLSGLWLLHLAQIPWTTKWIMWTFALYLLAGACWLPVVWLQLRMRDIAQAAVREGRTELPAPYWRYLRIWFWLGWPAFIALVIVFWLMVAKPV, encoded by the coding sequence ATGGAATACCAGGTCGTCAAGTGGCTGCACATCCTGTCGTCCACGCTGCTGTTCGGCACGGGGCTCGGCTCGGCCTACTACATGTGGTTCGCCAGCCGCACCCGCGACCCGCGGGCCATCGCGGTGGTGGTGCGCTACGTGGTGATGGCGGACTGGCTGTTCACCACCACCACCATCGTCTTCCAGCCGCTGTCGGGGCTCTGGCTGCTGCACCTGGCGCAGATCCCGTGGACCACCAAGTGGATCATGTGGACCTTCGCGCTCTACCTGCTGGCCGGTGCGTGCTGGCTGCCGGTGGTGTGGCTGCAGCTGCGCATGCGCGACATCGCGCAGGCGGCCGTGCGTGAAGGCCGCACCGAGCTGCCCGCGCCCTACTGGCGCTACCTGCGCATCTGGTTCTGGCTGGGCTGGCCGGCGTTCATCGCGCTGGTCATCGTGTTCTGGCTGATGGTGGCGAAACCCGTCTGA
- a CDS encoding RBBP9/YdeN family alpha/beta hydrolase has translation MARPAGTSHAPRLLIVPGLHDSGPEHWQSWLQRLVPGSVRVVQDDWARPDLEGWSARIAQTLERAGPAPWIAAAHSFGCLALAHHVATRPGSPLRAVLLVAPADPARFGVEAALPQRALGPHATVVASRTDPWMSADRALHWGRLWGAHCLDLGDAGHINTEAGFGPLPLARRWVLAMGRRLARDQRPARRTVAEWSFAV, from the coding sequence ATGGCCCGGCCCGCTGGAACATCGCACGCGCCGAGGCTCCTGATCGTCCCGGGTCTTCACGACAGCGGACCGGAGCACTGGCAGAGCTGGTTGCAGCGCCTGGTGCCGGGCAGCGTGCGGGTGGTGCAGGACGACTGGGCACGGCCGGACCTCGAGGGCTGGAGCGCGCGCATCGCCCAGACGCTGGAACGGGCCGGCCCGGCACCCTGGATCGCGGCGGCCCACAGCTTCGGCTGCCTGGCGCTGGCCCACCACGTGGCCACGCGGCCCGGCTCGCCGCTGCGGGCGGTGTTGCTGGTGGCGCCGGCCGACCCGGCCCGCTTCGGTGTCGAGGCGGCGCTGCCGCAGCGCGCGCTGGGGCCGCACGCCACGGTGGTGGCCAGCCGGACCGACCCGTGGATGAGCGCCGACCGCGCGCTGCACTGGGGCCGGCTGTGGGGCGCCCATTGCCTCGACCTGGGCGACGCCGGCCACATCAACACCGAGGCCGGCTTCGGTCCCCTGCCTCTGGCCCGTCGCTGGGTGCTGGCCATGGGCCGGCGCCTGGCACGCGACCAGCGGCCGGCGCGCCGCACGGTGGCGGAGTGGTCCTTCGCGGTCTGA
- a CDS encoding NAD(P)H-hydrate dehydratase: MRAPQGPSATPAAKVDDDLLRQWPLPQPDGAADKEARGRVLIVGGSTELPGGVVLAAEAALRAGAGKVAVATVRSAAPFVAAALPEARVVALDEDGQGRLAIHAAERLRPLLARTAALLVGPGMPTDDAVLPLVDGLLQALADEATVVLDAAAMVPVARGRVGARRGPATVAA; encoded by the coding sequence ATGAGGGCGCCGCAGGGGCCGTCGGCGACGCCGGCAGCGAAGGTCGACGACGACCTGTTGCGGCAATGGCCGCTGCCGCAGCCCGACGGGGCTGCCGACAAGGAGGCGCGCGGCCGGGTGCTGATCGTCGGCGGCAGCACCGAACTTCCCGGCGGCGTGGTGCTGGCGGCGGAGGCGGCGCTGCGCGCCGGTGCCGGCAAGGTGGCGGTGGCCACGGTGCGCAGCGCCGCGCCGTTCGTGGCGGCGGCCCTGCCGGAGGCGCGGGTGGTGGCCCTCGACGAGGACGGGCAGGGCCGGCTGGCGATCCACGCCGCCGAGCGGCTGCGGCCGCTGCTGGCGCGCACGGCGGCGCTGCTGGTCGGCCCCGGCATGCCCACCGACGACGCCGTGCTGCCGCTGGTCGACGGCCTGCTGCAGGCGCTGGCGGACGAGGCGACCGTCGTCCTCGACGCGGCGGCGATGGTGCCGGTCGCCAGGGGGCGCGTCGGCGCGCGGCGAGGACCG
- the ssuC gene encoding aliphatic sulfonate ABC transporter permease SsuC, whose product MREVLQRSASRIGPWLVPIAIFLGWEAASRLGWLSTRVLPEPLSVFKAFWQLAASGEMWTHVAVSTRRAAVGFAIGGGLGLVLGLLTGTFRHAETLLDSTLQMVRNIPALALIPLVILWFGIDETAKLFLVALGVFFPIYLNTFHGIRSVDKGLIEMAKSYGLSGWQLYRQVILPGALPSILVGLRFSLGLMWVLLIVAETISTQAGIGYLTMNAREFLQTDVVLVGILLYALLGKLADVAAKGLERWWLRWHPGYQVVA is encoded by the coding sequence ATGCGCGAAGTGCTTCAACGCAGCGCCAGCCGCATCGGGCCCTGGCTGGTGCCGATCGCCATCTTCCTGGGGTGGGAGGCGGCGTCACGCCTGGGCTGGCTGTCCACCCGCGTGCTGCCCGAGCCGCTGTCGGTGTTCAAGGCCTTCTGGCAACTGGCCGCCTCCGGCGAGATGTGGACCCATGTGGCCGTGAGCACCCGCCGGGCGGCGGTGGGTTTCGCCATCGGCGGCGGGCTCGGCCTGGTGCTGGGCCTGCTGACGGGCACCTTCCGCCACGCCGAGACGCTGCTGGACAGCACGCTGCAGATGGTCCGCAACATCCCGGCGCTGGCGCTGATCCCGCTGGTCATCCTGTGGTTCGGCATCGACGAGACGGCCAAGCTCTTCCTCGTCGCGCTGGGCGTGTTCTTCCCGATCTACCTCAACACCTTCCACGGCATCCGCTCGGTGGACAAGGGGCTGATCGAGATGGCCAAGAGCTATGGCCTGTCGGGCTGGCAGCTCTACCGCCAGGTCATCCTGCCCGGCGCGCTGCCGTCCATCCTGGTCGGCCTGCGCTTCAGCCTGGGCCTGATGTGGGTGCTGCTGATCGTCGCCGAGACCATCTCCACCCAGGCCGGCATCGGCTACCTGACGATGAACGCCCGCGAGTTCCTGCAGACCGACGTGGTGCTGGTCGGCATCCTGCTCTACGCGCTGCTCGGCAAGCTGGCCGACGTGGCGGCCAAGGGGCTGGAACGCTGGTGGCTGCGCTGGCACCCGGGCTACCAGGTCGTGGCCTGA
- a CDS encoding H-NS histone family protein, translating into MARGKKTLEQLDKQIEALQREREAIRHREIAGVIERIKDAIAHYDLTADDLGFGGARKPRAQAPAAKRRGRPAKAARKPAGVVRFRDQAGNTWSGRGKRPNWLKAALAEGKTLQDLAV; encoded by the coding sequence ATGGCGCGAGGCAAGAAAACGCTGGAGCAACTGGACAAGCAGATCGAGGCGCTGCAGCGCGAACGCGAAGCCATTCGGCATCGCGAGATTGCCGGCGTCATCGAGCGCATCAAGGATGCGATTGCCCATTACGATTTGACCGCCGACGACCTGGGGTTCGGCGGAGCGCGCAAGCCGCGGGCGCAGGCCCCTGCCGCCAAGCGGCGCGGTCGTCCGGCCAAGGCCGCGCGCAAGCCCGCGGGCGTCGTGCGTTTCCGCGACCAGGCCGGCAACACCTGGTCCGGCCGCGGCAAACGGCCGAACTGGCTGAAGGCCGCGTTGGCCGAGGGCAAGACGCTGCAGGACCTGGCGGTCTGA
- a CDS encoding NAD(P)H-binding protein codes for MHILLTGATGFIGGHLLKALLDAGHTVSCAVRTPPADPPDGTRWHRADFSRDHRAEDWLPRLHGVDVVVNAVGILKETAGQRFDDLHHRAPAALFDAALQAGVKRVVQLSALGADEAAATAYHRSKRAADQHLLGLPLDAAVVQPSLVFGVEGESTGFFLTLATLPVLGLPAGGQQGVQPVHVDDLVAVLLRLVEQPEPLPRRRLAVVGPRPLTLADYLQTLRQGVGLRPALTLPVPAPLVAMTAAIGDHVPGMMLDRDGWSMLQRGNTADAADTRRLLGRAPRAAETFIPTALARDLRRRGEWGWLRPALVVSVALVWFVTALVSFGLYPVQESHALLARAGVPASLRPWALYGAAALDLLLGVLTLWPLKRKAWVWLAQIALMGAYTLIVTVRLPEFWLHPYGPILKNLPLLAVLLLLWADDRRR; via the coding sequence ATGCACATCCTGCTCACCGGCGCCACCGGCTTCATCGGCGGCCATCTGCTGAAGGCCCTGCTGGACGCCGGCCACACGGTGAGCTGCGCCGTGCGCACCCCGCCGGCCGATCCGCCCGACGGCACCCGCTGGCACCGCGCCGACTTCTCCCGGGACCACCGTGCCGAGGACTGGCTGCCACGGCTGCACGGCGTGGACGTGGTGGTCAACGCCGTCGGCATCTTGAAGGAGACCGCAGGCCAGCGCTTCGACGACCTGCACCACCGGGCGCCGGCCGCCCTTTTCGATGCCGCGCTGCAAGCCGGCGTGAAGCGGGTGGTGCAGCTGTCGGCGCTGGGCGCCGACGAAGCGGCGGCCACCGCCTACCACCGCAGCAAGCGCGCCGCCGACCAGCACCTGCTGGGGCTGCCGCTGGACGCGGCGGTCGTGCAGCCGTCGCTGGTCTTCGGCGTCGAGGGCGAGAGCACCGGCTTCTTCCTCACCCTGGCCACGCTGCCGGTGCTGGGCCTGCCCGCCGGCGGCCAGCAGGGGGTGCAGCCGGTGCACGTGGACGATCTGGTGGCGGTGCTGCTGCGGCTGGTCGAGCAGCCCGAGCCCCTGCCCCGCCGCCGCCTCGCGGTGGTCGGCCCGCGGCCGCTGACGCTGGCCGACTACCTGCAGACGCTGCGCCAGGGCGTCGGCCTGCGGCCCGCCCTCACGCTGCCGGTGCCGGCACCGCTGGTGGCGATGACGGCGGCCATCGGCGACCACGTGCCCGGGATGATGCTGGACCGCGACGGCTGGTCGATGCTGCAGCGGGGCAACACCGCGGACGCGGCCGACACCCGCCGGCTGCTCGGCCGGGCACCACGCGCGGCCGAGACCTTCATCCCGACCGCGCTGGCCCGCGACCTGAGGCGGCGTGGCGAATGGGGCTGGCTGCGCCCGGCGCTGGTGGTGTCGGTGGCGCTGGTGTGGTTCGTCACCGCGCTCGTCTCGTTCGGCCTCTACCCGGTGCAGGAGAGCCACGCGCTGCTCGCCCGTGCCGGCGTGCCGGCGTCGCTGCGGCCATGGGCGCTGTACGGTGCGGCCGCGCTGGACCTGCTGCTCGGCGTGCTGACGCTGTGGCCGCTGAAGCGCAAGGCCTGGGTGTGGCTGGCGCAGATCGCGCTGATGGGCGCCTACACGCTGATCGTCACCGTCCGGCTGCCGGAGTTCTGGCTCCATCCCTACGGCCCGATCCTGAAGAACCTGCCGCTGCTGGCCGTGCTGCTGCTGCTGTGGGCCGACGACCGCCGGCGATGA
- a CDS encoding YciI family protein: MPSYLLLIAEPRGQRQARNEAEGRAAYDEMLAYADALKARGVLRAVASLQSDDQGVRVQRRQGEKRLLDGPFSEAKEMIGGFFLIDVAGREQALELAAECPAAQWATVEVRETGPCWL, encoded by the coding sequence ATGCCGTCCTACCTGCTGCTGATCGCCGAACCCCGTGGCCAGCGCCAAGCGCGCAACGAGGCCGAGGGCCGCGCGGCCTACGACGAGATGCTGGCCTATGCGGACGCCTTGAAGGCCCGTGGCGTGCTGCGGGCGGTGGCGTCGCTGCAGTCGGACGACCAGGGCGTGCGGGTGCAGCGACGACAGGGTGAGAAGCGGCTGCTCGACGGCCCCTTCAGCGAAGCCAAGGAGATGATCGGCGGCTTCTTCCTGATCGACGTGGCGGGCCGAGAGCAGGCCCTCGAACTGGCCGCGGAGTGCCCGGCGGCGCAATGGGCCACGGTCGAGGTGCGGGAGACCGGTCCCTGCTGGCTGTGA
- a CDS encoding ATP-binding cassette domain-containing protein gives MSTSSLTLGPGIARRDAPAVERRADATAPAGLALQLRGIGKRYGERQVLRDIDLDIAPGEFVTIVGRSGCGKSTLLRLLAQLEKPDAGELTADGRQALAERRTDLRIMFQDARLLPWKRVIDNIALGLEGREAKARALEALAQVGLAERAHDWPAVLSGGQRQRVALARALVHAPRLLLLDEPLGALDALTRIEMHRLIEQLWRRHGFTALLVTHDVSEAVALADRVLLIEDQRIALDRRIELARPRVQGSPGFARHEADILARVLQQPSAEEPRPEPLPLSAVRFAI, from the coding sequence ATGTCGACCTCCTCCCTCACCCTCGGGCCCGGCATCGCGCGGCGGGACGCCCCCGCCGTCGAGCGCCGCGCCGACGCCACGGCGCCGGCGGGCCTCGCCCTGCAGCTGCGCGGCATCGGCAAGCGTTATGGCGAACGCCAGGTCCTGCGCGACATCGACCTGGACATCGCGCCGGGCGAGTTCGTCACCATCGTCGGCCGCAGCGGCTGCGGCAAGAGCACGCTGCTGCGGCTGCTGGCGCAGCTGGAGAAGCCCGATGCGGGCGAGTTGACCGCGGACGGCCGGCAGGCCTTGGCCGAGCGCAGGACCGACCTGCGCATCATGTTCCAGGACGCCCGGCTGCTGCCCTGGAAGCGCGTCATCGACAACATCGCGTTGGGCCTGGAGGGCCGCGAGGCGAAGGCGCGGGCCCTCGAGGCCCTGGCCCAGGTCGGCCTCGCGGAGCGCGCCCACGACTGGCCGGCCGTGCTGTCCGGCGGCCAGCGCCAGCGGGTGGCGCTGGCCCGGGCGCTGGTGCACGCGCCGCGGCTGCTGCTGCTCGACGAGCCGCTGGGCGCGCTCGACGCGCTGACCCGCATCGAGATGCACCGCCTCATCGAGCAGCTCTGGCGCCGGCACGGCTTCACCGCCCTGCTGGTGACGCACGACGTGAGCGAGGCGGTGGCGCTGGCCGACCGCGTGCTGCTGATCGAGGACCAGCGCATCGCGCTCGACCGACGCATCGAACTCGCCCGCCCACGCGTCCAGGGCTCGCCCGGCTTCGCCCGCCACGAGGCCGACATCCTGGCCCGGGTGCTGCAGCAGCCGTCGGCCGAGGAACCGCGGCCCGAGCCGCTGCCGCTGTCCGCGGTGCGCTTCGCCATCTGA
- a CDS encoding VOC family protein, with protein sequence MPRQIFVNLPVQDVARTQAFFAALGFEFNPQFSNDTALCMVIADGIHAMLLHTDFFKTFTKKPVADATQSTEVLVCLSCDSREEVDALVKKALAAGGRAPMPVQDHGFMYAHGFEDLDGHQWELVWMSEAPPPASQP encoded by the coding sequence ATGCCCCGCCAGATCTTCGTCAACCTGCCCGTGCAGGACGTCGCCCGCACCCAGGCCTTCTTCGCGGCCCTCGGGTTCGAATTCAACCCGCAGTTCAGCAACGACACCGCGCTGTGCATGGTGATCGCCGACGGCATCCACGCCATGCTGCTGCACACCGACTTCTTCAAGACCTTCACCAAGAAGCCGGTGGCCGACGCGACGCAGAGCACCGAGGTGCTGGTCTGCCTGTCCTGCGACAGCCGCGAGGAGGTCGACGCGCTGGTGAAGAAGGCGCTGGCCGCCGGCGGCCGGGCGCCGATGCCAGTGCAGGACCACGGCTTCATGTACGCCCACGGCTTCGAGGACCTCGACGGCCACCAGTGGGAACTGGTGTGGATGAGCGAGGCGCCGCCGCCGGCCTCGCAACCCTGA
- a CDS encoding sulfonate ABC transporter substrate-binding protein produces MSSISRRHGLIAALAFGLSLAVPAHAQSQDNLLRIGFQKSASLLTLQKAQGTLEKKLAAQGVGVKWVEFPAGPQLLEGLNVGAVDVGYVGEAPPVFAQAAGADFVYIGHDPASPQAEAIVVPKDSPIRTVADLKGKKVVLNKGSNVHYLLVRALEKAGLKYSDVQPVFLPPADARAAFERGSVDAWVIWDPFLSAVEKQTGARIVADGRHGVAQNYAFYVAERGYAQRRPQVIRTLFEDSVEQGRWIKANLAQAAALIAPLQGLDVAVVEQALRRYQFGVQPLSPQVAAEQQKLADAFAELKLLPKPVRIADALPAPAP; encoded by the coding sequence ATGTCCTCCATCTCCCGCCGCCACGGGCTGATCGCCGCCCTCGCCTTCGGCCTGTCGCTGGCCGTGCCGGCCCATGCGCAATCCCAGGACAACCTGCTGCGCATCGGCTTCCAGAAGTCGGCCAGCCTGCTGACGCTGCAGAAGGCGCAGGGCACGCTGGAGAAGAAGCTGGCCGCGCAGGGCGTGGGCGTGAAGTGGGTCGAGTTCCCGGCCGGCCCGCAGCTGCTCGAAGGCCTGAACGTCGGCGCGGTGGACGTCGGCTACGTCGGCGAGGCGCCGCCGGTGTTCGCGCAGGCCGCCGGCGCCGACTTCGTCTACATCGGCCACGACCCGGCCTCGCCCCAGGCCGAGGCCATCGTCGTGCCGAAGGACTCGCCGATCAGGACGGTCGCCGACCTGAAGGGCAAGAAGGTGGTGCTGAACAAGGGCAGCAACGTGCACTACCTGCTGGTGCGCGCGTTGGAGAAGGCGGGGCTGAAGTACAGCGACGTGCAGCCGGTGTTCCTGCCGCCGGCCGATGCGCGCGCCGCCTTCGAGCGCGGCAGCGTCGACGCCTGGGTGATCTGGGACCCGTTCCTCTCCGCGGTGGAGAAGCAGACCGGCGCGCGCATCGTCGCCGACGGCCGCCACGGCGTGGCGCAGAACTACGCCTTCTACGTCGCCGAGCGCGGTTACGCGCAGCGCCGGCCGCAGGTCATCCGCACGCTGTTCGAGGACAGCGTCGAGCAGGGCCGCTGGATCAAGGCCAACCTGGCGCAGGCGGCCGCGCTGATCGCGCCGCTGCAGGGGCTGGACGTCGCGGTGGTCGAGCAGGCGCTGCGGCGCTACCAGTTCGGCGTGCAGCCGCTGTCGCCGCAGGTTGCCGCCGAGCAGCAGAAGCTGGCCGATGCCTTCGCCGAGCTGAAGCTCCTCCCGAAACCGGTCCGCATCGCCGACGCGCTGCCGGCGCCGGCGCCCTGA
- a CDS encoding diguanylate cyclase has protein sequence MDATAERLTLSLLFGLVPLWLLAGWLDWCCHRWQRIEHSAGVPEALLHLVMLAQLGLGLMAVLLLQVTSAVLLLLLACLVAHELTMWADLAWAESRREIPVPEQWVHGLQSVLPWAGGVAVALLHPQAALALLGMGEATADWGWRWREPPLDVRYVVGVAATGALGVVLPFLMELRRALRVQRRLSSHSPAAARPRPKPP, from the coding sequence ATGGACGCGACCGCGGAACGACTGACGCTGTCCCTGCTGTTCGGCCTGGTGCCGCTGTGGCTGCTGGCCGGCTGGCTGGACTGGTGCTGCCATCGGTGGCAGCGCATCGAGCACAGCGCCGGGGTGCCGGAAGCGCTGCTGCACCTGGTCATGCTGGCCCAGCTCGGCCTCGGCCTGATGGCGGTGCTGCTGCTGCAGGTCACCTCGGCCGTTCTGTTGCTGCTGCTGGCCTGCCTGGTCGCGCACGAGCTGACGATGTGGGCCGACCTGGCCTGGGCGGAGTCGCGCCGCGAGATCCCGGTGCCGGAGCAGTGGGTGCACGGCCTGCAGAGCGTGCTGCCCTGGGCCGGCGGCGTGGCCGTCGCCCTGCTGCACCCGCAGGCCGCGCTGGCGTTGCTGGGGATGGGCGAGGCGACGGCCGACTGGGGCTGGCGCTGGCGCGAGCCGCCATTGGATGTGCGCTATGTCGTCGGCGTGGCGGCGACCGGCGCGCTCGGCGTGGTGTTGCCGTTCCTGATGGAGCTGCGACGGGCGTTGCGGGTTCAGCGCCGCTTGAGCAGCCACAGCCCGGCCGCCGCCAGGCCGAGGCCGAAGCCGCCGTAG
- a CDS encoding molybdopterin-binding protein — protein sequence MTITAINVRNQFRGTIKEIIEGPVVSEVDVQTAGGLIVTSVITTRSVKELDLQVGREVVALVKSTEVSIATL from the coding sequence ATGACCATCACCGCCATCAACGTCCGCAACCAGTTCCGCGGCACCATCAAGGAGATCATCGAAGGCCCGGTGGTCAGCGAGGTCGACGTGCAGACCGCCGGGGGCCTCATCGTCACCTCGGTGATCACCACCCGATCGGTGAAGGAGCTTGACCTCCAGGTCGGCCGCGAGGTCGTCGCGCTGGTCAAGTCCACCGAGGTCTCGATCGCCACGCTGTGA
- a CDS encoding histidine phosphatase family protein: protein MEQKWPDRLWVVRHGQSAGNVARDAAEAAGVPLIDIALRDMDVPLSALGERQAEALGRWWAAQPVHERPSVLLSSPYRRARQTAEHLRQAVSVQSEELAVVVDERLREKEFGLLDRLTRTGIRERHPELHAQRAHVGKFYFRPPGGESWCDVILRLRSLLDMVVREYRGERVLVVGHQVIVNCMRYLLERLDEETILAIDRAGDVPNCGVTSYAFDPGVGRRGKLVLRQANFVAPLEASDTPVTAEPDAPAAPKP from the coding sequence ATGGAACAGAAATGGCCGGACCGCCTGTGGGTGGTGCGGCACGGGCAGAGTGCCGGCAACGTCGCCCGCGACGCGGCCGAGGCCGCCGGTGTGCCGCTGATCGACATCGCGCTGCGCGACATGGACGTGCCGCTGTCGGCGCTCGGCGAGCGCCAGGCCGAGGCGCTGGGCCGCTGGTGGGCGGCCCAGCCGGTGCACGAGCGTCCCAGCGTGCTGCTGAGCAGCCCCTACCGCCGCGCGCGCCAGACCGCGGAGCACCTGCGCCAGGCGGTGTCGGTGCAGTCGGAGGAACTGGCCGTGGTCGTCGACGAACGCCTGCGCGAGAAGGAGTTCGGCCTGCTCGACCGGCTGACGCGCACCGGCATCCGCGAGCGGCACCCGGAGCTGCACGCACAGCGTGCGCACGTGGGCAAGTTCTACTTCCGGCCGCCCGGTGGCGAGAGCTGGTGCGACGTCATCCTGCGGCTGCGCAGCCTGCTCGACATGGTGGTGCGCGAGTACCGCGGCGAGCGGGTGCTGGTGGTCGGGCACCAGGTCATCGTCAACTGCATGCGCTACCTGCTGGAGCGGCTGGACGAGGAGACCATCCTGGCCATCGACCGCGCCGGCGACGTGCCCAACTGCGGCGTCACCAGCTACGCCTTCGACCCCGGCGTCGGCCGACGCGGCAAGCTGGTGCTGCGCCAGGCCAACTTCGTCGCGCCGCTGGAGGCCAGCGACACGCCCGTCACCGCCGAGCCCGACGCGCCGGCCGCACCCAAGCCATGA
- a CDS encoding 3'(2'),5'-bisphosphate nucleotidase CysQ, with protein MTDLELARSMADAAARLLLLLRASPLLDGAALGRAADQAANAVLMAALRQHRPDDAVLCEEEVDDAARLSCRRVWVIDPLDGTREYEQRRDDWAVHVGLAVDGRPALGAVALPPLGLVLDSGGGPSPAAAPAGRRHRLVVSRSRAPAWTDPVARALDAELWPMGSAGAKAMAVVRGEAEAYLHDGGQHEWDSCAPVAVALAAGLHCSRLDGSPLVYNRADPFLPDLLVCRPELAAPLLQAVALARLT; from the coding sequence ATGACCGACCTCGAACTCGCCCGTTCCATGGCCGATGCGGCGGCCCGGCTGCTGCTCCTGTTGCGGGCGTCGCCCTTGCTCGACGGCGCCGCGCTGGGCCGGGCGGCCGACCAGGCCGCCAACGCCGTGCTGATGGCGGCGCTGCGCCAGCACCGGCCCGACGACGCGGTGCTGTGCGAGGAAGAGGTCGACGACGCGGCACGCCTGTCGTGTCGCCGCGTCTGGGTCATCGACCCGCTGGACGGCACCCGCGAATACGAACAGCGCCGCGACGACTGGGCGGTCCACGTCGGCCTGGCCGTGGACGGGCGGCCCGCGCTGGGCGCCGTGGCGCTGCCGCCGCTGGGCCTCGTGCTGGACAGCGGCGGCGGCCCGTCGCCGGCGGCTGCGCCCGCCGGTCGGCGCCACCGCCTGGTCGTCAGCCGCAGCCGCGCGCCGGCCTGGACCGACCCGGTGGCCCGGGCGCTGGACGCCGAGCTGTGGCCCATGGGATCGGCCGGCGCCAAGGCGATGGCGGTGGTGCGCGGCGAGGCCGAGGCCTACCTGCACGATGGCGGCCAGCACGAATGGGACTCCTGCGCCCCGGTGGCGGTGGCGCTGGCGGCCGGGCTGCACTGCTCGCGCCTCGACGGCTCGCCCCTGGTCTACAACCGGGCGGACCCGTTCCTGCCCGACCTGCTGGTGTGCCGGCCCGAACTGGCCGCGCCCCTGCTGCAGGCCGTCGCCCTGGCGCGGCTAACATGA